The following coding sequences lie in one Mesorhizobium sp. NZP2298 genomic window:
- a CDS encoding DUF6314 family protein, whose amino-acid sequence MADNLVGDWKVRRTMIDFLAGATHRFAGDAVVTEDAFTEHGTMRIGSQEMPASRRYRLEQLDHSTRILHADGRDFIELGPEAAQTVRHLCGADLYVGRFFFRGRDEWVEVWRVKGPRKNYASLGRFFRIDNTGP is encoded by the coding sequence ATGGCAGACAACCTCGTTGGCGACTGGAAAGTCCGCCGCACCATGATCGATTTCCTGGCCGGCGCGACCCACCGCTTCGCCGGCGACGCCGTGGTCACGGAAGATGCCTTCACCGAGCATGGAACCATGCGGATCGGATCCCAAGAAATGCCGGCAAGCCGGCGCTACCGGCTCGAGCAGCTCGACCATTCGACGCGCATTCTGCACGCCGATGGCCGCGACTTCATCGAGCTTGGGCCGGAGGCGGCGCAGACCGTCCGCCATCTCTGCGGCGCCGATCTCTATGTCGGGCGTTTCTTCTTTCGCGGACGGGACGAATGGGTGGAGGTCTGGCGGGTCAAAGGGCCGCGCAAGAACTATGCGAGCCTTGGGCGGTTCTTTCGCATCGACAACACCGGTCCATAG